From Numida meleagris isolate 19003 breed g44 Domestic line chromosome 4, NumMel1.0, whole genome shotgun sequence, the proteins below share one genomic window:
- the SLC34A2 gene encoding sodium-dependent phosphate transport protein 2B isoform X2 — protein sequence MSECLIFPGCSGCPVGPFTRLPGEKEVSQIMAPWPEVDKPETNNYIGDSSKQNQNMPGKEGENHKGNVASLGNKVEIQPAFSTIALIDETRQEEDPWALPELQDTGVKWSELDRKGKIIRVLYGIGKFIMLLGLLYLFVCSLDVLSSAFQLVGGKAAGDIFKDDSVLSNPVAGLVIGVLVTVMVQSSSTSSSIIVSMVSSTLLTVQSAIPIIMGANIGTSVTNTIVALMQAGDRNEFRRAFAGATIHDFFNWLAVFALLPIEVISGYLYHLTNVIVESFHLESGEDAPELLKVITDPFTKLIIELDKSVINAIATNDESAKNKSLVKIWCVTETNMTLQNVTIPPSENCTSSELCWSEGNTTWTLKNISETEYITKCRHLFTDADLPDLAIGLILLALSLLVLCSCLVMIVKLLNSVLKGQVASVIKKTINTDFPFPFTWLAGYLAMLAGAGMTFVVQSSSVFTSAITPLVGIGVISIERSYPLTLGANIGTTTTAILAALASPGSTLKYSLQIALCHFFFNVSGIILFYPLPFTRLPIRMSKTLGNITAKYRWFAIFYLLICFFLLPLFVFGLSLAGWPVLLGVCLPLLALFIAVIVINIMQTKRPHSLPEKLQNWDFLPIWMHSLEPWDNMIMSSLSFCGKHCCGFCKCCKVNAEQEGAKDNQLKTMEVYENTIAMADEERGVRRAPAAACVEKTGTNNTAL from the exons ATGTCAGAGTGCTTAATTTTTCCAG GTTGCAGTGGCTGCCCAGTTGGTCCGTTCACTCGGTTGCCTGGGGAGAAAGAAGTG TCACAGATCATGGCTCCTTGGCCTGAGGTAGACAAGCCTGAAACCAATAACTATATTGGTGATTCctccaaacaaaaccagaatatgcctggaaaagaaggagaaaatcaCAAAG GCAATGTGGCTTCACTTGGAAACAAAGTGGAAATTCAACCTGCATTTTCCACGATAGCATTGATAGATGAGACAAGGCAAGAAGAAGACCCATGGGCTCTGCCAGAACTGCAGGACACTGGGGTCAAGTGGTCAG aactggatagaaaaggaaaaatcattcGTGTACTCTATGGAATAGGAAAATTTATTATGTTGCTTGGATTACTCTACTTATTCGTGTGTTCTCTGGATGTactgagctctgcttttcaACTAGTAGGAG GTAAAGCAGCAGGGGACATTTTCAAAGATGATTCGGTGCTCTCTAATCCTGTTGCGGGGCTGGTGATAGGAGTTCTGGTGACTGTGATGGTCCAGAGCTCCAGCACTTCTTCATCCATCATTGTCAGCATGGTGTCCTCCACAC TGCTGACTGTACAATCAGCTATTCCTATCATTATGGGGGCAAACATTGGCACCTCAGTTACAAACACAATTGTGGCGCTCATGCAAGCTGGGGACAGGAATGAATTTAGAAG GGCCTTTGCTGGGGCAACAATTCATGATTTCTTTAACTGGCTTGCTGTGTTCGCATTGTTGCCCATTGAAGTCATTTCTGGCTATCTTTACCATCTCACCAACGTTATAGTTGAGTCCTTTCATCTTGAAAGTGGTGAAGATGCCCCTGAGCTACTAAAAGTCATCACAGACCCTTTTACAAAGCTCATCATTGAG CTTGATAAATCTGTAATAAATGCAATTGCTACTAATGACGAAtcagcaaaaaacaaaagcctggTAAAGATTTGGTGCGTAACTGAAACCAATATG ACACTGCAGAATGTCACAATTCCACCTTCAGAAAACTGCACGTCTTCTGAACTTTGCTGGTCAGAAGGAAACACAACCTGGACCTTGAAAAACATATCTGAAACAGAATATATCACTAAAT gcCGGCATCTCTTTACAGACGCAGACCTGCCTGATCTTGCCATCGGTCTCATCCTTCTGGCTTTGTCCCTGCTTGTTCTGTGCTCCTGTTTGGTGATGATCGTTAAGCTATTAAATTCTGTGCTTAAAGGACAAGTGGCAAGTGTTATCAAGAAGACGATCAACACTG atttcccatttccttttaCTTGGCTAGCTGGATACCTGGCTATGCTTGCAGGGGCTGGTATGACCTTCGTTGTTCAAAGTAGTTCTGTTTTCACATCTGCTATTACACCTCTTGTTG gCATCGGTGTTATAAGCATTGAGCGTTCTTATCCCCTCACCCTAGGAGCTAACATTGGCACAACCACAACAGCTATACTTGCAGCTTTAGCAAGCCCAGGGAgtacattaaaatattcattgcaG attgCTTTGTGccactttttcttcaatgtcTCTGGGATTATCCTGTTTTACCCGCTGCCTTTTACCCGGCTGCCAATCCGCATGAGCAAGACCTTGGGAAACATAACAGCCAAGTACAGATGGTTTGCTATATTTTATCTTCtcatctgcttctttcttttgcctttgtttGTATTTGGTCTGTCACTGGCAGGCTGGCCAGTCCTTTTGGGTGTTTGTCTTCCCCTGTTGGCTCTGTTTATTGCTGTGATTGTAATTAATATTATGCAGACAAAGAGACCACATTCACTGCCTGAGAAGCTTCAAAACTGGGATTTCCTTCCCATCTGGATGCACTCCCTGGAGCCCTGGGACAATATGATTATGTCTTCACTCTCCTTTTGTGGGAAGCATTGCTGCGGATTCTGCAAGTGCTGCAAAGTCAATGCAGAACAGGAGGGTGCCAAAGATAATCAGCTAAAAACTATGGAGGTTTATGAAAACACCATTGCAATGGCTGATGAAGAAAGAGGTGTAAGAagggctccagctgcagcttgtGTTGAAAAAACAGGCACAAACAACACAGCCTTATAG
- the SLC34A2 gene encoding sodium-dependent phosphate transport protein 2B isoform X3 produces the protein MAPWPEVDKPETNNYIGDSSKQNQNMPGKEGENHKGNVASLGNKVEIQPAFSTIALIDETRQEEDPWALPELQDTGVKWSELDRKGKIIRVLYGIGKFIMLLGLLYLFVCSLDVLSSAFQLVGGKAAGDIFKDDSVLSNPVAGLVIGVLVTVMVQSSSTSSSIIVSMVSSTLLTVQSAIPIIMGANIGTSVTNTIVALMQAGDRNEFRRAFAGATIHDFFNWLAVFALLPIEVISGYLYHLTNVIVESFHLESGEDAPELLKVITDPFTKLIIELDKSVINAIATNDESAKNKSLVKIWCVTETNMTLQNVTIPPSENCTSSELCWSEGNTTWTLKNISETEYITKCRHLFTDADLPDLAIGLILLALSLLVLCSCLVMIVKLLNSVLKGQVASVIKKTINTDFPFPFTWLAGYLAMLAGAGMTFVVQSSSVFTSAITPLVGIGVISIERSYPLTLGANIGTTTTAILAALASPGSTLKYSLQIALCHFFFNVSGIILFYPLPFTRLPIRMSKTLGNITAKYRWFAIFYLLICFFLLPLFVFGLSLAGWPVLLGVCLPLLALFIAVIVINIMQTKRPHSLPEKLQNWDFLPIWMHSLEPWDNMIMSSLSFCGKHCCGFCKCCKVNAEQEGAKDNQLKTMEVYENTIAMADEERGVRRAPAAACVEKTGTNNTAL, from the exons ATGGCTCCTTGGCCTGAGGTAGACAAGCCTGAAACCAATAACTATATTGGTGATTCctccaaacaaaaccagaatatgcctggaaaagaaggagaaaatcaCAAAG GCAATGTGGCTTCACTTGGAAACAAAGTGGAAATTCAACCTGCATTTTCCACGATAGCATTGATAGATGAGACAAGGCAAGAAGAAGACCCATGGGCTCTGCCAGAACTGCAGGACACTGGGGTCAAGTGGTCAG aactggatagaaaaggaaaaatcattcGTGTACTCTATGGAATAGGAAAATTTATTATGTTGCTTGGATTACTCTACTTATTCGTGTGTTCTCTGGATGTactgagctctgcttttcaACTAGTAGGAG GTAAAGCAGCAGGGGACATTTTCAAAGATGATTCGGTGCTCTCTAATCCTGTTGCGGGGCTGGTGATAGGAGTTCTGGTGACTGTGATGGTCCAGAGCTCCAGCACTTCTTCATCCATCATTGTCAGCATGGTGTCCTCCACAC TGCTGACTGTACAATCAGCTATTCCTATCATTATGGGGGCAAACATTGGCACCTCAGTTACAAACACAATTGTGGCGCTCATGCAAGCTGGGGACAGGAATGAATTTAGAAG GGCCTTTGCTGGGGCAACAATTCATGATTTCTTTAACTGGCTTGCTGTGTTCGCATTGTTGCCCATTGAAGTCATTTCTGGCTATCTTTACCATCTCACCAACGTTATAGTTGAGTCCTTTCATCTTGAAAGTGGTGAAGATGCCCCTGAGCTACTAAAAGTCATCACAGACCCTTTTACAAAGCTCATCATTGAG CTTGATAAATCTGTAATAAATGCAATTGCTACTAATGACGAAtcagcaaaaaacaaaagcctggTAAAGATTTGGTGCGTAACTGAAACCAATATG ACACTGCAGAATGTCACAATTCCACCTTCAGAAAACTGCACGTCTTCTGAACTTTGCTGGTCAGAAGGAAACACAACCTGGACCTTGAAAAACATATCTGAAACAGAATATATCACTAAAT gcCGGCATCTCTTTACAGACGCAGACCTGCCTGATCTTGCCATCGGTCTCATCCTTCTGGCTTTGTCCCTGCTTGTTCTGTGCTCCTGTTTGGTGATGATCGTTAAGCTATTAAATTCTGTGCTTAAAGGACAAGTGGCAAGTGTTATCAAGAAGACGATCAACACTG atttcccatttccttttaCTTGGCTAGCTGGATACCTGGCTATGCTTGCAGGGGCTGGTATGACCTTCGTTGTTCAAAGTAGTTCTGTTTTCACATCTGCTATTACACCTCTTGTTG gCATCGGTGTTATAAGCATTGAGCGTTCTTATCCCCTCACCCTAGGAGCTAACATTGGCACAACCACAACAGCTATACTTGCAGCTTTAGCAAGCCCAGGGAgtacattaaaatattcattgcaG attgCTTTGTGccactttttcttcaatgtcTCTGGGATTATCCTGTTTTACCCGCTGCCTTTTACCCGGCTGCCAATCCGCATGAGCAAGACCTTGGGAAACATAACAGCCAAGTACAGATGGTTTGCTATATTTTATCTTCtcatctgcttctttcttttgcctttgtttGTATTTGGTCTGTCACTGGCAGGCTGGCCAGTCCTTTTGGGTGTTTGTCTTCCCCTGTTGGCTCTGTTTATTGCTGTGATTGTAATTAATATTATGCAGACAAAGAGACCACATTCACTGCCTGAGAAGCTTCAAAACTGGGATTTCCTTCCCATCTGGATGCACTCCCTGGAGCCCTGGGACAATATGATTATGTCTTCACTCTCCTTTTGTGGGAAGCATTGCTGCGGATTCTGCAAGTGCTGCAAAGTCAATGCAGAACAGGAGGGTGCCAAAGATAATCAGCTAAAAACTATGGAGGTTTATGAAAACACCATTGCAATGGCTGATGAAGAAAGAGGTGTAAGAagggctccagctgcagcttgtGTTGAAAAAACAGGCACAAACAACACAGCCTTATAG
- the SLC34A2 gene encoding sodium-dependent phosphate transport protein 2B isoform X1 has protein sequence MKANFAQHLSIYIAGCSGCPVGPFTRLPGEKEVSQIMAPWPEVDKPETNNYIGDSSKQNQNMPGKEGENHKGNVASLGNKVEIQPAFSTIALIDETRQEEDPWALPELQDTGVKWSELDRKGKIIRVLYGIGKFIMLLGLLYLFVCSLDVLSSAFQLVGGKAAGDIFKDDSVLSNPVAGLVIGVLVTVMVQSSSTSSSIIVSMVSSTLLTVQSAIPIIMGANIGTSVTNTIVALMQAGDRNEFRRAFAGATIHDFFNWLAVFALLPIEVISGYLYHLTNVIVESFHLESGEDAPELLKVITDPFTKLIIELDKSVINAIATNDESAKNKSLVKIWCVTETNMTLQNVTIPPSENCTSSELCWSEGNTTWTLKNISETEYITKCRHLFTDADLPDLAIGLILLALSLLVLCSCLVMIVKLLNSVLKGQVASVIKKTINTDFPFPFTWLAGYLAMLAGAGMTFVVQSSSVFTSAITPLVGIGVISIERSYPLTLGANIGTTTTAILAALASPGSTLKYSLQIALCHFFFNVSGIILFYPLPFTRLPIRMSKTLGNITAKYRWFAIFYLLICFFLLPLFVFGLSLAGWPVLLGVCLPLLALFIAVIVINIMQTKRPHSLPEKLQNWDFLPIWMHSLEPWDNMIMSSLSFCGKHCCGFCKCCKVNAEQEGAKDNQLKTMEVYENTIAMADEERGVRRAPAAACVEKTGTNNTAL, from the exons ATGAAAGCAAACTTTGCTCAACACCTGTCTATATATATTGCAGGTTGCAGTGGCTGCCCAGTTGGTCCGTTCACTCGGTTGCCTGGGGAGAAAGAAGTG TCACAGATCATGGCTCCTTGGCCTGAGGTAGACAAGCCTGAAACCAATAACTATATTGGTGATTCctccaaacaaaaccagaatatgcctggaaaagaaggagaaaatcaCAAAG GCAATGTGGCTTCACTTGGAAACAAAGTGGAAATTCAACCTGCATTTTCCACGATAGCATTGATAGATGAGACAAGGCAAGAAGAAGACCCATGGGCTCTGCCAGAACTGCAGGACACTGGGGTCAAGTGGTCAG aactggatagaaaaggaaaaatcattcGTGTACTCTATGGAATAGGAAAATTTATTATGTTGCTTGGATTACTCTACTTATTCGTGTGTTCTCTGGATGTactgagctctgcttttcaACTAGTAGGAG GTAAAGCAGCAGGGGACATTTTCAAAGATGATTCGGTGCTCTCTAATCCTGTTGCGGGGCTGGTGATAGGAGTTCTGGTGACTGTGATGGTCCAGAGCTCCAGCACTTCTTCATCCATCATTGTCAGCATGGTGTCCTCCACAC TGCTGACTGTACAATCAGCTATTCCTATCATTATGGGGGCAAACATTGGCACCTCAGTTACAAACACAATTGTGGCGCTCATGCAAGCTGGGGACAGGAATGAATTTAGAAG GGCCTTTGCTGGGGCAACAATTCATGATTTCTTTAACTGGCTTGCTGTGTTCGCATTGTTGCCCATTGAAGTCATTTCTGGCTATCTTTACCATCTCACCAACGTTATAGTTGAGTCCTTTCATCTTGAAAGTGGTGAAGATGCCCCTGAGCTACTAAAAGTCATCACAGACCCTTTTACAAAGCTCATCATTGAG CTTGATAAATCTGTAATAAATGCAATTGCTACTAATGACGAAtcagcaaaaaacaaaagcctggTAAAGATTTGGTGCGTAACTGAAACCAATATG ACACTGCAGAATGTCACAATTCCACCTTCAGAAAACTGCACGTCTTCTGAACTTTGCTGGTCAGAAGGAAACACAACCTGGACCTTGAAAAACATATCTGAAACAGAATATATCACTAAAT gcCGGCATCTCTTTACAGACGCAGACCTGCCTGATCTTGCCATCGGTCTCATCCTTCTGGCTTTGTCCCTGCTTGTTCTGTGCTCCTGTTTGGTGATGATCGTTAAGCTATTAAATTCTGTGCTTAAAGGACAAGTGGCAAGTGTTATCAAGAAGACGATCAACACTG atttcccatttccttttaCTTGGCTAGCTGGATACCTGGCTATGCTTGCAGGGGCTGGTATGACCTTCGTTGTTCAAAGTAGTTCTGTTTTCACATCTGCTATTACACCTCTTGTTG gCATCGGTGTTATAAGCATTGAGCGTTCTTATCCCCTCACCCTAGGAGCTAACATTGGCACAACCACAACAGCTATACTTGCAGCTTTAGCAAGCCCAGGGAgtacattaaaatattcattgcaG attgCTTTGTGccactttttcttcaatgtcTCTGGGATTATCCTGTTTTACCCGCTGCCTTTTACCCGGCTGCCAATCCGCATGAGCAAGACCTTGGGAAACATAACAGCCAAGTACAGATGGTTTGCTATATTTTATCTTCtcatctgcttctttcttttgcctttgtttGTATTTGGTCTGTCACTGGCAGGCTGGCCAGTCCTTTTGGGTGTTTGTCTTCCCCTGTTGGCTCTGTTTATTGCTGTGATTGTAATTAATATTATGCAGACAAAGAGACCACATTCACTGCCTGAGAAGCTTCAAAACTGGGATTTCCTTCCCATCTGGATGCACTCCCTGGAGCCCTGGGACAATATGATTATGTCTTCACTCTCCTTTTGTGGGAAGCATTGCTGCGGATTCTGCAAGTGCTGCAAAGTCAATGCAGAACAGGAGGGTGCCAAAGATAATCAGCTAAAAACTATGGAGGTTTATGAAAACACCATTGCAATGGCTGATGAAGAAAGAGGTGTAAGAagggctccagctgcagcttgtGTTGAAAAAACAGGCACAAACAACACAGCCTTATAG